The following are from one region of the Hydrogenimonas sp. SS33 genome:
- the rplI gene encoding 50S ribosomal protein L9 — MKVLLIKDVKSLGKAGEIKEVKDGYGKNFLVAKGFAKVATDEVIAQWQEEQKRKAEEEAKEIARLEALKEKLESVKPVIKKKLGANGSLFGAITNHDVAEALKAMGIDVDKKHIHLDHAIKATGEYEADVKLGHGIHAKLQFEVAGE; from the coding sequence ATGAAAGTTTTACTGATCAAAGACGTCAAGAGCCTGGGAAAAGCGGGAGAGATCAAAGAGGTCAAAGATGGATACGGAAAGAACTTCCTGGTCGCCAAAGGGTTCGCGAAAGTGGCCACAGATGAGGTCATCGCCCAGTGGCAGGAGGAGCAGAAGCGCAAGGCCGAAGAGGAGGCCAAAGAGATCGCACGCCTCGAAGCGCTGAAAGAGAAGCTCGAAAGCGTCAAGCCGGTCATCAAAAAGAAACTGGGCGCCAACGGCTCGCTCTTCGGGGCCATCACCAACCACGATGTGGCCGAAGCGCTGAAGGCGATGGGCATCGACGTGGACAAGAAGCATATCCACCTCGACCATGCCATCAAAGCTACGGGAGAGTACGAAGCCGATGTCAAACTGGGCCACGGTATCCACGCCAAACTGCAGTTCGAAGTGGCGGGAGAGTGA
- the hslV gene encoding ATP-dependent protease subunit HslV: protein MFEATTILAYRADDIAVIGGDGQVTFGNAVLKGNATKIRTLYNGKILAGFAGSTADAFNLFDMFEGFLQSRKGDLLKAVIDFSKAWRKDKVLRRLEAMMIVLDNDHIFILSGNGDVVEPEDGRIAAIGSGGNFAISAARALAKHAGMDPKALVEESLHIAADLCIYTNHNIKTLELKK, encoded by the coding sequence ATGTTCGAAGCGACCACCATACTGGCCTACCGGGCCGACGATATCGCCGTCATCGGCGGCGACGGGCAGGTAACCTTCGGCAATGCCGTGCTCAAGGGCAACGCCACCAAAATCCGTACCCTCTACAACGGAAAGATTCTCGCGGGATTCGCCGGCAGCACCGCCGACGCTTTCAACCTTTTCGACATGTTCGAAGGGTTTCTGCAAAGCCGCAAGGGCGACCTGCTCAAAGCGGTCATCGACTTCTCCAAAGCGTGGCGCAAGGACAAGGTGCTGCGCCGCCTGGAGGCGATGATGATCGTACTCGACAACGACCACATCTTCATCCTCAGCGGCAACGGGGACGTGGTCGAACCCGAAGACGGGCGCATCGCCGCCATCGGCAGCGGCGGCAACTTCGCCATCTCCGCCGCGAGGGCCCTGGCCAAACACGCCGGCATGGACCCCAAAGCCCTGGTGGAGGAGAGCCTCCATATCGCCGCGGACCTGTGCATCTACACCAACCACAACATCAAAACCCTGGAGCTGAAAAAGTGA
- the hslU gene encoding HslU--HslV peptidase ATPase subunit yields the protein MTPKEIVAYLDNYVIGQEKAKKTIAVALRNRFRRMRLPREIQDEIMPKNILMIGSTGVGKTEIARRLAKMMGFPFVKVEASKYTEVGFVGRDVESMVRDLVAAAVNIVTQEQKELKKGDIDAYVEKMIIEKLLPPLPKNAPESKQEEYRHSFERMREKLKKGELDNLKIEVEMPAPKIEMGDANLPPEMSKVQESLAKVFGSLGRDNKKEVTVKEAKSILRQAAGERLLDDEQIKQEALKRAQEGGIIFLDEIDKIAVSSQNSGRQDPSKEGVQRDLLPIVEGSTVNTKWGPVETDHILFIAAGAFHVSKPSDLIPELQGRFPLRVELDSLNEEALYEILTKPKNSLIKQYQALLSVEGMELVFEEEALRAIAHLSYLANERTEDIGARRLHTVIERVLEEISFEADEYRGKTFTITADYVHGKLDNVVEDEDIARYIL from the coding sequence ATGACCCCCAAAGAGATCGTCGCCTACCTTGACAATTACGTCATCGGCCAGGAGAAGGCGAAAAAGACCATCGCCGTGGCGCTGCGAAACCGCTTTAGGCGGATGCGGCTGCCCAGGGAGATCCAGGATGAGATCATGCCCAAAAACATCCTGATGATCGGCTCCACCGGCGTGGGAAAGACCGAAATCGCCAGGAGGCTCGCGAAGATGATGGGCTTTCCCTTCGTCAAAGTGGAGGCGAGCAAATATACGGAGGTCGGATTCGTGGGCCGGGATGTGGAGTCGATGGTCCGCGACCTGGTGGCCGCAGCCGTCAATATCGTCACCCAGGAGCAGAAAGAGCTGAAAAAGGGGGATATCGACGCCTATGTGGAGAAGATGATCATCGAAAAACTGCTGCCGCCGCTGCCCAAAAACGCCCCCGAAAGCAAACAGGAGGAGTACCGCCACAGTTTCGAGAGGATGCGCGAAAAGCTCAAAAAAGGGGAGCTGGACAACCTGAAGATCGAAGTGGAGATGCCCGCACCCAAAATCGAGATGGGCGACGCCAACCTTCCGCCGGAGATGAGCAAGGTCCAGGAGTCCCTCGCCAAGGTCTTCGGCTCCCTGGGACGTGACAACAAGAAGGAGGTGACGGTCAAGGAGGCCAAAAGCATCCTCCGCCAGGCGGCGGGCGAACGGCTCCTCGACGACGAACAGATCAAGCAGGAAGCCCTGAAACGTGCCCAGGAGGGGGGTATCATTTTCCTCGACGAGATCGACAAGATCGCCGTCAGCAGCCAGAACAGCGGGCGCCAGGACCCGAGCAAAGAGGGGGTTCAGCGCGACCTGCTCCCCATAGTGGAGGGAAGTACCGTCAACACCAAATGGGGGCCGGTGGAGACCGACCATATCCTCTTCATAGCAGCCGGAGCCTTCCATGTCAGCAAACCCAGCGACCTCATTCCCGAACTTCAAGGCCGCTTCCCCCTGCGCGTGGAACTCGACAGCCTCAACGAAGAGGCCCTCTACGAAATCCTCACCAAACCGAAAAACTCCCTCATCAAGCAGTATCAGGCCCTTCTGAGTGTGGAGGGGATGGAGCTGGTGTTCGAAGAGGAGGCCCTGCGGGCCATCGCCCACCTGAGCTACCTGGCCAACGAGCGGACCGAAGACATCGGCGCGAGGCGGCTGCATACGGTCATTGAGCGGGTTCTGGAGGAGATCAGTTTCGAAGCGGACGAGTACAGGGGTAAAACATTTACCATAACCGCCGATTATGTTCATGGAAAGCTCGACAACGTCGTCGAGGATGAAGACATTGCGCGCTACATCCTCTGA
- the era gene encoding GTPase Era, protein MRATSSDCPTRAGFVAVVGRPNAGKSSLLNWLVGEKLAMVSKKAQATRKRMNVIVMHGDTQIIFVDTPGIHEKERLLNRFMLQEAVKAIGDCDLVLFLAPAKDRLDHYEKFLKLNAKNRPHIVVLTKVDEVDNGALLRKIGEYSRYQDRFLALVPVSVTKNIGKEQLLDEIAKHLPCSPWLYDPQLLTTTHIREIYKEMIREAIFDNLSDEIPYETDVIIEKIEERPDLDRVQATIVAEKKSQKMILIGKGGSTIKRIGRDARLKMERFSGKKIFLELFVSVKTGWSKNKKTLSEIGYVFE, encoded by the coding sequence TTGCGCGCTACATCCTCTGACTGCCCGACCAGGGCGGGCTTCGTCGCCGTCGTCGGACGCCCCAATGCCGGAAAGAGCTCGCTACTCAACTGGCTGGTGGGCGAAAAGCTGGCCATGGTCAGCAAAAAGGCGCAGGCGACGCGAAAACGGATGAACGTCATCGTGATGCACGGCGACACTCAGATCATTTTCGTCGACACTCCGGGCATCCATGAAAAGGAGCGGCTGCTGAACCGCTTCATGCTTCAGGAGGCCGTCAAGGCGATCGGCGACTGTGATCTCGTTCTTTTTCTTGCACCGGCCAAAGACCGGCTGGACCATTACGAAAAGTTTCTAAAGCTCAACGCCAAAAACCGGCCGCACATCGTCGTTTTGACCAAAGTGGACGAAGTGGACAACGGGGCGCTTCTGCGCAAGATCGGCGAATACAGCCGATACCAGGACCGATTTCTGGCCCTTGTGCCCGTTTCGGTGACGAAGAATATCGGCAAAGAGCAGCTGCTTGACGAAATCGCCAAACACCTGCCCTGCTCGCCCTGGCTCTACGACCCGCAACTGTTGACGACAACCCACATCAGGGAGATCTACAAAGAGATGATCAGAGAGGCGATCTTCGACAATCTCAGCGACGAGATCCCCTACGAAACCGATGTCATCATCGAAAAGATTGAAGAGCGGCCCGATCTCGACCGGGTTCAGGCGACCATCGTGGCGGAGAAAAAAAGCCAGAAGATGATCCTCATAGGAAAGGGCGGAAGCACCATCAAGAGGATCGGACGGGACGCCCGCCTCAAAATGGAGCGTTTCAGCGGCAAAAAGATCTTTCTGGAACTTTTCGTATCGGTGAAAACCGGCTGGTCGAAAAACAAAAAAACGCTGTCCGAAATCGGGTATGTTTTTGAATGA
- a CDS encoding M3 family metallopeptidase: MLFVDFKIPDYENFDKSLKKLLEKNETTIASLLERKNKNYGNFVRPYMETFENLDLFFTPLSHLNSVENSKETQKAYEASLPLLSAYHTKISQNRDLYDAFSKIDGTDAAQKEVVRQELRDFRLSGVHLPEAQKKRLEAINLRLSELNNRFSQNLLDATNAFELIVEDPEDVRGIPESDLALAETERDGKKVWRFTLQIPSYMAYMTYGPNRQLRETLYRAYVTRAPENAEVVDEILRLRDEKAKILGFDHYSELSLATKTAPTDEAVVGFLNELADASLPYAKEEVSRLEALAKEDGVEKLESYDVAYYSERLKRKELDFDEEKTRPWFEQGRVLEGMLDFVSELFGVVFKEVEVPVWNEKVRVFDLQEGGESFARIYFDLEARESKRGGAWMNDWQTRHLDEKGVEHPASAFVVCNFPPSTEAVPSLLRHDDVVTLFHEMGHALHHLMSRVPERFVSGIHGVAWDVVEFPSQFLENFAYERVVLDRFARHIETGEPLPEAMAGKIKASKNFLAAMGMLRQLEFALFDFLLHQKLYQGDEVQALLDAIREKLALVKPPSYNRFQWGFAHIFAGGYAAGYYSYKWAEVLSADAFFACFADGEIRKEMTDGYRRHILERGASQPMNALYRAWLGRDPEPSALLRLYGLSGEVS, from the coding sequence ATGTTATTTGTCGATTTCAAGATACCCGATTACGAAAATTTTGACAAATCGCTGAAAAAACTGCTCGAAAAGAACGAGACGACCATCGCATCGTTACTAGAGCGGAAAAATAAAAATTATGGAAATTTCGTGCGTCCCTACATGGAGACCTTCGAGAATCTGGACCTCTTTTTCACGCCCCTTTCGCATCTTAATAGCGTGGAGAACTCCAAAGAGACCCAAAAAGCCTACGAAGCCTCCCTTCCGCTGCTTTCGGCCTACCATACGAAGATCTCCCAGAACCGCGATCTCTACGACGCCTTTTCCAAAATCGACGGGACGGACGCGGCGCAGAAAGAGGTGGTGAGACAGGAGCTGAGAGACTTCAGGCTCTCAGGCGTCCACCTCCCCGAAGCGCAGAAGAAGAGGTTGGAGGCCATCAACCTGCGCCTCAGCGAACTCAACAACCGCTTCTCCCAAAATCTTCTCGATGCCACCAACGCCTTCGAACTGATCGTCGAAGACCCCGAAGATGTGCGGGGCATCCCCGAAAGCGACCTGGCGCTGGCGGAGACCGAAAGGGATGGAAAAAAGGTGTGGCGTTTTACGCTGCAGATCCCAAGCTACATGGCCTATATGACCTACGGGCCCAACCGCCAGCTTCGCGAAACGCTCTACCGCGCCTACGTCACCCGCGCCCCCGAAAACGCGGAGGTGGTCGACGAGATCCTGCGCCTGCGGGATGAAAAGGCGAAGATCCTGGGTTTCGACCACTACAGCGAACTCTCCCTGGCGACCAAAACCGCCCCAACCGATGAGGCGGTCGTCGGTTTTCTGAACGAACTGGCCGACGCATCGCTTCCTTATGCGAAAGAGGAGGTGTCCAGGCTGGAAGCGCTGGCGAAAGAGGATGGCGTGGAGAAACTGGAGAGTTACGACGTGGCCTACTACTCCGAAAGGCTGAAGCGCAAGGAACTCGATTTCGACGAAGAGAAGACCCGCCCCTGGTTCGAGCAGGGGAGGGTGCTCGAAGGAATGCTCGATTTCGTCTCGGAGCTTTTTGGTGTGGTGTTCAAAGAGGTCGAAGTCCCCGTCTGGAACGAAAAAGTGCGGGTTTTCGACCTGCAGGAGGGAGGGGAGAGTTTCGCCCGCATCTATTTCGACCTGGAGGCGAGAGAATCCAAAAGGGGCGGGGCCTGGATGAACGACTGGCAGACCCGACATTTGGACGAAAAGGGGGTGGAACATCCCGCTTCCGCCTTCGTCGTCTGCAACTTCCCCCCTTCTACCGAAGCGGTTCCTTCGCTGCTGCGCCATGACGATGTGGTGACGCTCTTCCATGAAATGGGTCACGCCCTTCACCATCTCATGAGCCGGGTGCCCGAACGGTTCGTCAGCGGCATCCACGGCGTGGCGTGGGACGTGGTGGAGTTCCCCTCCCAGTTTCTGGAGAATTTCGCCTACGAGAGGGTGGTCCTCGACCGCTTCGCCCGCCACATCGAAACGGGCGAGCCGCTGCCCGAGGCGATGGCGGGCAAGATCAAGGCGAGCAAGAATTTCCTGGCGGCCATGGGGATGCTGCGGCAGCTCGAATTCGCCCTTTTCGACTTTCTCCTGCATCAAAAACTCTACCAGGGCGACGAGGTCCAGGCGCTGCTCGATGCGATACGCGAGAAACTCGCACTGGTCAAACCGCCCTCCTACAACCGTTTCCAGTGGGGGTTTGCCCATATCTTCGCCGGTGGGTACGCGGCGGGGTACTACAGTTACAAATGGGCCGAAGTGCTCAGTGCCGACGCCTTCTTCGCCTGTTTTGCCGACGGCGAAATACGAAAGGAGATGACCGACGGCTACCGCCGCCACATTCTCGAACGCGGGGCGTCGCAGCCCATGAACGCGCTCTACCGTGCCTGGCTGGGGCGGGACCCCGAACCTTCGGCGCTTCTCAGGCTTTACGGGTTGAGTGGGGAGGTATCGTGA